One genomic region from Pirellulales bacterium encodes:
- the greA gene encoding transcription elongation factor GreA: MTDSVPMTKSGYEKLKAELDHLNNVEMPKAAARIAAARSEGDLSENAEYHGARETQGMLQAKINLLSDKLSRAQIIDTSKLPKDEVSFGCTIRVKDLDFDDEEEFTLVGAGEEDLDTGKILVTSPLAQGFLGRKIGEKVEISVPKGMLNFKILDIRFDG, translated from the coding sequence ATGACGGATTCCGTCCCCATGACCAAGTCCGGCTACGAAAAGCTCAAGGCCGAATTGGATCACCTCAATAACGTCGAAATGCCCAAGGCCGCCGCGCGGATTGCCGCCGCCCGTAGCGAAGGGGACCTGAGCGAAAACGCCGAATACCATGGCGCGCGCGAAACCCAGGGTATGTTGCAGGCCAAAATCAACCTCCTAAGCGATAAACTGAGCCGCGCGCAAATAATCGATACCAGCAAATTGCCCAAGGATGAAGTTTCCTTTGGCTGCACGATCCGCGTCAAGGATTTGGATTTTGACGACGAAGAAGAATTCACGCTGGTTGGCGCGGGGGAGGAAGATTTGGACACGGGCAAGATCCTGGTCACCAGCCCCCTCGCCCAGGGTTTCTTGGGGCGCAAGATCGGGGAAAAAGTGGAAATCTCTGTTCCCAAAGGGATGCTGAATTTTAAAATTCTGGATATCCGCTTTGATGGTTAG
- a CDS encoding phospholipase yields MSFQISVLNELHRIHQQLSDLRERLERGPKQIRARQANVVSAEQKLQQAKHELQASRIAADQKQLQLKSGEAKILDLNKKFNAAQSTREYQALKDQIAASEMANSVLQDEILEILEKIDTHKRLVGESEQNIVKAKEELAKVESLVKEQEPGLQAEYQRVDANLKTAEATLPEEYRDPYHRIVHSKGADALAQIENDSCSGCFQQQTANVMNSLLLNKVVFCKSCGRMLYLPEDRGRSLKKNS; encoded by the coding sequence ATGAGCTTTCAAATCTCGGTCCTGAACGAACTGCACCGCATCCATCAGCAGTTGTCGGATTTGCGCGAGCGGCTGGAACGGGGACCAAAGCAGATCCGCGCCCGCCAAGCCAATGTCGTGTCCGCCGAGCAAAAATTGCAACAGGCCAAGCACGAATTACAAGCCTCCCGCATCGCCGCGGACCAAAAGCAACTGCAGCTAAAAAGCGGCGAAGCCAAGATTTTGGATTTAAATAAAAAGTTTAACGCCGCCCAATCCACGCGCGAGTACCAGGCATTAAAGGACCAGATCGCCGCCAGTGAAATGGCCAACAGCGTGCTGCAGGACGAAATTTTGGAAATCTTGGAGAAAATTGACACCCATAAACGGTTGGTCGGCGAATCCGAGCAAAATATCGTCAAGGCCAAAGAAGAACTGGCCAAGGTGGAATCACTGGTAAAAGAACAAGAACCGGGTCTCCAGGCGGAGTATCAGCGGGTGGACGCCAACCTGAAAACCGCGGAAGCCACGCTGCCCGAGGAATACCGCGATCCGTATCATCGCATTGTCCATTCCAAGGGGGCCGATGCCCTGGCCCAAATCGAAAACGATAGTTGCTCGGGATGCTTTCAGCAGCAAACAGCGAATGTCATGAACAGTTTGCTGTTAAATAAAGTTGTCTTTTGCAAATCCTGCGGGCGGATGCTGTACTTGCCGGAGGATCGGGGACGCAGCCTCAAAAAAAACAGCTAG
- a CDS encoding DUF167 domain-containing protein: MALPDIEETAAGLILRVKAQPRGRANEIRGVHAGELRVCVTAVPEKGEANRAIRELLCERLGLAQRQLDLIAGDTANHKKFLITGVGLTDLRDKLRTELT; the protein is encoded by the coding sequence ATGGCATTACCGGACATCGAAGAAACGGCCGCGGGCTTGATTCTACGGGTCAAGGCCCAACCCCGCGGCCGGGCGAACGAAATACGTGGCGTGCACGCGGGGGAATTGCGGGTGTGCGTGACGGCCGTGCCCGAAAAGGGAGAGGCCAATCGGGCAATTCGGGAACTTTTGTGCGAGCGATTGGGATTGGCCCAGCGGCAATTGGATTTAATCGCGGGCGACACCGCCAACCATAAAAAGTTTTTGATCACCGGGGTGGGGCTAACGGATCTGCGTGATAAATTGCGGACAGAATTAACCTAG
- a CDS encoding YggS family pyridoxal phosphate-dependent enzyme, translated as MPRTIAENLAEIHARMAEAALRGGRPPSAVRLVAVTKYAPLEAIEELLAAGCRDLGESRPQSLWERAPLFQDTSPPPNWHFIGQLQTNKIERTLPLVSLVHSLDRWKLAEALQAAAARQGRICQALIEVRLSDDPAKHGFWPEELPALLPRLANLPHLQIRGLMGMSGVNSTEAEIRRQFLGLADLREILQLTAPKNIQLAELSLGMTDDYEIGIECGATLVRIGSGLFAGTTHAPRE; from the coding sequence ATGCCGCGCACCATCGCCGAAAACTTGGCCGAGATTCACGCCCGGATGGCTGAGGCGGCCTTGCGCGGAGGTAGGCCCCCGTCGGCTGTGCGATTGGTCGCCGTTACTAAATACGCGCCGTTGGAGGCCATCGAGGAGTTGTTGGCGGCTGGCTGCCGCGACCTGGGCGAAAGCCGCCCGCAAAGCCTGTGGGAGCGGGCGCCGCTCTTTCAGGACACATCCCCACCGCCAAATTGGCATTTCATCGGCCAATTACAAACCAATAAAATTGAGCGCACGCTACCACTGGTCTCCCTTGTGCATTCCTTGGATCGCTGGAAATTGGCCGAAGCCCTGCAAGCCGCCGCGGCCCGGCAGGGACGAATTTGCCAGGCACTCATCGAAGTCCGCTTGAGCGATGACCCGGCCAAGCATGGGTTTTGGCCGGAGGAATTGCCCGCATTACTCCCGCGCTTGGCCAACTTACCTCATCTACAAATTCGCGGGTTAATGGGCATGTCCGGAGTGAATAGCACGGAGGCGGAAATCCGCCGTCAATTTTTGGGGCTGGCCGACTTGCGGGAAATCTTGCAACTCACCGCGCCAAAAAATATCCAATTAGCCGAGCTATCGCTAGGCATGACCGACGATTATGAAATTGGCATTGAATGCGGCGCTACCCTGGTGCGGATAGGCTCGGGGCTGTTCGCAGGAACCACCCATGCCCCTCGCGAATAG